The following coding sequences lie in one Xylocopa sonorina isolate GNS202 chromosome 15, iyXylSono1_principal, whole genome shotgun sequence genomic window:
- the LOC143430596 gene encoding uncharacterized protein LOC143430596, which translates to MEERDRILKDLQGAFLALTESFLERGASLADLKSVSNDKNNKNDKRSLISHYMCSRKVLVLLFTPIFCSILFKYLYIDVIKNIRGSRCLIPNNYFIWEFTRPISNCDYCRGVNSALIFPNLTREEFKRYAYSSRPMVIKHAASHWPASKVFSWKFFKDLYQNTDGAYDSVDECQFLHFKSNFTNLREVFAMNEERATQCNGTDPWYVGWKNCHLHILDVMKRYYSIPHFLPEDAEVPYSNYIFLGYEEGAIMHLDYISRLMWQGQIIGNKTWTVAPTPECDDICTRFNFTVYAGDIVLLDTRIWYHSTYVEGKNFSLTVTSEYG; encoded by the exons aTGGAAGAGAGAGATCGAATTTTAAAGGATCTACAAGGCGCATTTTTAGCTTTAACCGAGAGCTTCCTGGAACGAGGTGCATCGCTAGCGGATCTTAAGTCTGTTAGCAACGATAAAAACAATAAGAATGATAAGAGAAGCCTTATTTCACATTATATGTGTTCAAGAAAGGTGCTCGTTCTCTTATTTACACCAATATTTTGTAGCATACTTTTTAAATATCTATACATCGATGTGATAAAAAACATTCGCGGTAGTAGATGTTTGATACCGAACAATTATTTCATATGGGAATTCACAAGGCCAATATCGAATTGCGATTATTGCCGGGGTGTTAACTCGGCATTGATTTTTCCAAATTTAACAAGAGAAGAATTCAAGCGATATGCCTATTCTTCGAGACCTATGGTGATAAAACATGCCGCGAGCCATTGGCCAGCTTCAAAGGTATTTAGCTGGAAATTCTTCAAAGATTTATACCAGAATACTGACGGTGCTTATGATTCGGTAGATGAATGCCAGTTCTTACATTTTAAaagtaatttcactaatttgAGAGAAGTTTTTGCCATGAACGAAGAAAGAGCTACGCAATGCAATGGAACAGATCCGTGGTACGTCGGTTGGAAAAACTGTCATCTTCACATCCTGGATGTTATGAAACGGTACTACAGTATCCCTCATTTTTTACCAGAAGATGCAGAGGTTCCTTATTCCAATTATATTTTCTTGGGATACGAAGAAGGTGCCATTATGCAT CTGGATTACATCTCGCGTCTAATGTGGCAGGGGCAAATTATAGGCAATAAAACCTGGACCGTCGCACCTACTCCAGAATGCGATGATATTTGTACACGTTTCAATTTTACAGTTTATGCTGGAGACATTGTTCTTTTAGATACAAGAATTTGGTATCATAGCACTTATGTTGAAGGGAAAAACTTCAGTTTAACGGTCACCTCGGAGTACGGGTAG
- the LOC143430834 gene encoding ubiquitin domain-containing protein UBFD1: MEYVDTAKSESNDNSCNSTHCGELVSNTNSNENSSIVINDSTLKHQIEDIPEGDNNIATTSQDPPQENIDFKVIYNKQRINVNFPLDGTVAELKAHLQNIISVPQAMQKVMIKGLAKDEKTLRSLGVTKGAKVMVVGSKLDDVLAISIPTKQDLSDEAASTASKEPLSQQKMHRKVLDKGMPEDVMPGILDSKEPLPEFPLAGMLNKSGGKVRLTFKLEQDQLWIGTKERTDKIPMNSIKGVHSEPIHDHPEYHIMAIQLGTTEASRYWIYWVPAQYISAIKDAILGKWCYF, encoded by the exons ATGGAGTACGTCG ataCTGCGAAAAGTGAAAGCAACGACAACTCTTGTAACTCGACCCACTGTGGTGAATTAGTATCGAACACAAATTCTAATGAAAATTCATCGATAGTAATAAATGATTCGACGCTGAAGCATCAGATAGAAGACATACCTGAAGGAGATAACAACATTGCAACTACCTCTCAAGATCCACCCCAAGAGAATATAGACTTTAAAGTGATTTATAATAAGCAAAGAATTAATGTAAACTTCCCACTCGATGGCACAGTGGCGGAATTAAAAGCTCATCTACAAAATATCATATCTGTGCCACAGGCTATGCAAAAGGTTATGATCAAAGGACTAGCCAAAGATGAGAAAACACTGAGAAGTTTAGGTGTTACGAAAG GTGCCAAAGTTATGGTAGTGGGCTCAAAACTAGACGATGTATTAGCCATTTCAATCCCGACAAAACAGGATCTGTCAGATGAAGCTGCTTCCACTGCAAGCAAAGAACCTTTGTCTCAGCAAAAGATGCACAGAAAAGTGTTAGATAAAGGTATGCCGGAAGATGTGATGCCTGGTATATTAGATAGTAAG gaaccATTGCCAGAATTTCCATTGGCTGGTATGCTAAATAAATCTGGTGGCAAAGttagattaacatttaaattggaGCAAGATCAGCTTTGGATCGGTACAAAAGAGAGGACAGACAAAATACCTATGAACTCTATAAAAGGTGTACACAGTGAACCAATACACGATCATCCAGAGTATCATATTATG gCTATACAACTAGGCACAACAGAAGCTTCGAGATATTGGATATATTGGGTTCCTGCACAATACATATCGGCTATAAAAGACGCTATTCTCGGCAAGTGGTGCTACTTCTGA